A window of Desulfuromonas soudanensis genomic DNA:
GGCGGAAATATGGGTCGAGCCGGCGATCATGTTGACGACGGTAAAGGGGGCAATCGGTACGACCCGGACCAGGGCGACGGCCAGCCACCCCCGTCGGGCGAGCTTGCGGCTCAAACGGTTCAACTTCTTCCCCGCCAGCTTGCGCACAACATCCCGACCGAGGAGGCGGCCGAGGAGATAACTGGCCAGGCCGCCGAGGAGGCTCCCTGCCAAGGCCAGGGTAAAGCCCTGGAAGGGGCCGAAGGTGAGGGCCGTCGCCAGGATCATCAGGGTTACGGGAACCATCAGACAGCTACCGAGGACATAGACGGCCAGGAGAATCGGGACGGAGAGGGGACTCCGGCGAATCCGGCCGGCGAGATCGAGCAGGGCCTCAAGGGTCAGCCATTCCTTGAGCGGCGACCAGCGCCAGAGGACGGCCAGCAGCATCGCCAGGGCGACAACGGCGGCAAAACGCCAGGCTTTGCTGCGGAGGTCCTTTTCCCCCTCCCCCGGGTCGGTGGCGATCCCCAGGTGTTCGATGAGGCGATCCAGCCCGACGGGGCGCTCGGGATCGGCAATCTCGCTGGCCGTAAGATCCGCGGGAGGTTCAGCTTCCGGCAGCTCCTGCAAAAAATGATCGCCCTTGTTTAGCGCCTCGAGGGTGGCCAGAAGGGACCCGGTTCGGGAAAGGGTTTCCGCGACGCGTTCGGGGTCCGTGCCGAGATGTTCGGCGAGGAGTCGGTTGCGAAATTGGGCGATCCCCTTCGAGACAGGGCCCCGGTCGGAGGAAAAGAGGGCCAGATTGCACTCCGTATCAAAACCCAGGGACCGGTTGCTGAGATTGGCGGAGCCGATGGTCAGCAGGGCCTCATCGACCACAAGGGTCTTGCTGTGGACGTTGATGAACTCCGGGGAAAGGTCGGCACGGTGAGGGAAACAGACCTTGAGCCGGCCATGACGATCGGCCTGACGGAGACGGTTCAGAAGGCGCTGCCGAAGGGATCCCATGGTGTTCTCCTCCAGCCAGCCGGAACAGTTTCTCGGGAGGACGATGAGGACCTCGGGGCCGTCCTCCTTCTTCAGGCTCTCCTCCAGGGCTTCGCCGATGAGGTGGGAGGTCAGATACTGGTTTTCGATGTAGATAAACGTTTCGGCGCGGGCGATCGCGTCGGTATAGAATCTTTCGATCTCCCGGACGACCGGTTCGCCGTCGTATCCGGGCTCGGTTCGGAGGATCGCCACGGCGGTCTTTTCCAGGTCGGGTCGGATGCCTGCCGGCCAGGGATCCGTCCCCTCCGGCGATGGCGCCGGCAGGAGGTCGCCCGTGGCCAGGTCCCAACGACGGCGGACGAGTTCGCCAAGTTTTGTGGCGACCGCACCGTCCACCATCATCTGAATATCGTGAAAGGGCCTGTAGGTGTCGCCGGCATCGTTCCGTTCGGGGAGATCGGGGCGATGCTCGGAGGTGTCCCAGCGGCGGCTCGCCAGATCGAGGCCGCCGACGAAGGCCACACGGTCGTCCACGACGACAATCTTCTGATGATGGGAGGCGCCGACCGGATGCCGGTCATCGAGTTCGAAGTGAACCTGTTCGTGGTGCTGCCATCCGAGGTTCAACAGGGGCCATAACTCGCGCTCCAGGGCATAGAGCATGGCGAAGTCCCATTCGAGGATGTAGATCTGCAGCCCCGGTTTTTCCCGGGCCAGCCGGTCGAGGAAACGACCGAGATTCTCCTTCTTGGCCTTCGGTCCGCGGCGCAGGCAGATGCGGCTGTCGATGTCCCAGCCAACGATATAAATCGTCTGCCGGGCCGCCTCGCAGACATCGGCCAGGGCGCCGTAATAGGCGTCGCCGTCGACGAGGAAAGAGATCCGGTCGGCTTCAGCGACCTGCCAGCAGTTTTCGCTCTGGCGGAAAAACATCCGGTTAATCTCTCCTTCCGGGTACGGACTTCCGGTTCATCCTTTTCTTCAAGGGGAACCTTCAGTGTTCGACCTGAAAAAAGGTCGGCGGTTGGGGGGGGCTTTCCGGGAGACCGGCCAGGGGGGGCGCCGGCGCCATCCGGGGGGCGGTCGCTGTTGTCAAGGCCTCTTCGAGGGCCAGGTCCCGCCAGTAGAGGTCGCGGCGAAAATTGACCTCTCCTTCTTCGTCAGACCAGGCGGTGAAGTAGAGGATGTGGATCGGCCAGGGGCGGAGAAGGTCGATCCTTTGCGGCTCCTCGGCCTCCATGGCGGCGAGGAGGCGGCGAGGGTCCCCCTGCCGCTGATCCTGCAGCAGGAGCCGGGCGAGTTCGAGAGGACGCTCGACGCGGATGCATCCCGAGCTGAAGGCGCGCCTTTCGGAGGCAAAGAGGTGGCGGTCCGGAGTGTCGTGGAGATAGATGGCAAAGGGATTGGGAAAAATGAACTTGACCCGTCCCAGGGGGTTCCAGGGACCCGGGGACTGGCGCAGTAATCCCGGGAACGATTCGGCGCGGACCTCTTTCCAGTTGATCCCTTCGAGAGGGAGGAGCGCCTGCCTGCGGTCGGCGGCAACGACTTCGAAATGGTGTTTTTCCAGATAGTCGGGGTCGGCGCGCAGGCGGGGGAGTTTGTCGACCTTGAAAATGGTCGGCGGAACGAACCAGTAGGGGGCGAAGACCAGATATTGCAGGCTGGCGGAGAAGACCGGGGTCTTGCGATAGGCGTTGCCGACGACCACCGGCAGGGTGAGGACCGTTTGACCCTTGTCCACGGCACTCAGGGCCAGATCGGCGATGTTGACCTGAATGTAGCGCTCGCCGAGGGTCTTGGGGAGCCAGCGCCAGCGTTCGAGGTTGACTTCGAGCTGGCGGATCCGCTCTTCGACCGGTCGGTTGAGCTCTTCGAGGGTCGACGGGCCGAGAACCCCGTCGGCCGACAGCCCGTGCCGTCGTTGAAAATTCCGCAGATTGGCCGCCGTCTCCGCATCGTAAAGAGTCTCAGCTCCGGCTCCCTCCCCCAGATCGCCGCTGTGGGCCAGGCGCCGCCGCAGTGCCGGCACCCGGGGATCGAAATCCCCCGGGCGGAGGGTGACGCTGCCGGGGAGGGTCTCCCAGCCGCCGAGAGCCGAAATGCGCCGATAGTCGGCGAGGGCGCGCCGCAGGTCGCGATAGCCGGGGTGGGGAGGGACGAGGTCGTCGAGGATGGTTTTCATCCTCCCCTCGGCCAGGGCGAATTCGAGAAGCCCGGCAAGGTCGACCTGGCGCAGATTGGCGTGCCAGTCCCTGTGAACCGTCGCCGGGTCGACGCGGCCGTGGATCAGATGGGCGGCGTAGGTTAAAAAGGCCTCGCTCAGCCGAAGATCGAGTCGGGCAAGGCGTCTTTGGTCCTCGATCAGCCGGTGGCTTTGGGTTTCGGCGGCGTACTCCCGCAGTTCTTCGATTTCGGCGAGGAAATAGGCGTCGGGGCAGAGACCCTCTTCGGCGGCGGCGGAGAGTCGCTCCGTGAGGATGGCGGCCTCGGGGACGAGCCCCGCGGGGGTGAACCACGCCGGGTCGTCGTCCCTGTCGAAGTAGAACTGTTGCAGTGCGGCATCGGGGAGGGACGGGTTGGCGGCGACGGTAAAGGGGAGGGGGAAACGTTCCTGAAGGGCGAGGCCGAGGGCTGCATTCATGGAGCGGTCGGAGGCCGTCGCCGTGGCGACCACCGTGGCCAGTGCCAGAATAAACCCCGCTATTGCCGCCCGATACCGTCCCATGTTCCCTCCGTCAGAGCGCCTGCCGCTCTGTGCTCAAGGATAACAGAAATTGTCGGTCAGCGGAACATGCGGCGGAACATCCCCTTTTTCTCCTGCTCGCGTTTTTCCTGGAGTTCGCGCAGCCCCTTGCGGGCCATCGCCTGCCGGGCGTCGAGCTTGAGGGCCTTGGTGAATTCGGCCTCCGCCAGGGAATCCTGCCCCGCTTCGAAGAGCATGTACCCCTTGAAGGCGTAGGCATTGGCTCCCCGGTCGAGGGTGAGGGCGCGGTTGAGCATCTGGCGAACCTTGTCCTGCATGGCGCGGCTGCTGAGGTTTTTGGGGTTGCGGTAGATGGACCAGGCGAGGTGGGCGAGATAGTCGCCGTTTTTCGGGTCGATGTTGCAGGCGTCCTGGAGGGATTTTTCGGCGTTGTCCCACTCCTCCATCTCGAGAAAAACCTTCCCCGACTGGGCCTGGATCTGGGCCTGAAAGAGGTCGTCCCCCGCCTGGCCGAGACCGACCTTCTCGGAGCCGAGAAGTTCGTCGTAGCGCTCCTTTTTAACGACGTCGGAGAGGGTGTTGTAGGCGGTGGTGACGCTGGAGAGGATCTCCTCGACGAGGGCGGCGTCCTCGCCGGAGAGCTGCATCAGCGTCTCGGGGCCGAATTCCCGGGTCAGGGCAAAGTAGCGGGTCTTGAGGAGATCGAAGGAGAATCTTCCCTGGGTCATGCCGAAGGTTTCGTAATAATCCTTTCCCCGGAGGCGGGCGAGGGTCTCCCGAACCTTGCCCGCCGGATTGTCCCCTCCGGCCGCCGCCGGAGGCGGGGGGATCGGCCGCCGGGTGATGACCGGGGCCGGCTCCTCGTTCTTGTCCACGAGGTCGGAAAAGCTCTCGAGGGGCTGCTCGAAAGAGAGTTCGACCTCGACGTCCTCCTGGCAGGCGTTGAAGAGGGTGCGCAGGGGAAAGTCGGGGAGGGCAGGGGAGAGGGGGTGCTCGCTCCAGGCGACCATTTCCAGGGTGGCGAGGGTGACGATCAGGGGGGGGAGAAGCGTCTCTTCCCCGAGGCACTGGCCGAGGGTGCGCGAGCCGTCGAGGGAGAAAAGGAGCCTCTTTTCCTCATCGCTGAGCGTCAGGAAGTTGATGTAGCGGAAATAATTTTTGGCCGGGGCAAGATAGCGGCCGGAGAGCCTTTCGCCGAGCGCCTGCTGCCGCGCCGGCGGGAGATGGCGGCGGAATCCCTGGTAGAAGATGTTGGGGACGTTGACGGTGAGCGCCTGATGGCCGGCGGCCGCCTTTGCCGGCATCTCTTCGACCGTCATCGGCGGAGCGGCGAAGGCGTCCACCAGTTCGCTGCTGAGGTAGGCGAATTTTTCCTGCAGGAGGTCGGGGTACTCAAGGCACCCCATGGACACCAGCACTTCGTGGTTGTGGTCGCCGGGACTGATGTAGTAGCCGTACTCCTCCGCCGACAGGAGCCCGCGGCGATGGAGATAGTCGCCGAAGCTTTTGCTGCTGAACCCGGGGCGGAGGGAAACCGGGAGGCCATGGAGGAAGACCAGATTTCGCTCGCCGTCGGCGCATTTGAGGAGGTAGGTGCCGGTGAAACGGCTGGTGAAGGCGCGCAGCAGGTGACGGTCCATGGTCGCCTCCCGGGACGTCGAGGGGGCGGGGGCTGGGGGTGCCGTCGTCCCGAGGGCCTGGTGGAGGGCCGCCAGAAGATCGGCGGCGCGGAACGGTTTTTCCAAGTAGCTGCTGACGCCGAGAGCCCGGGCGGCCTGGATGTATTGTTCGCCCTTGTAGACGCCGGTGACGATGACCACCGGCAGATTCCGGGTGCGCGGGCTCTGACGGAGCTTCTTGAGGAGTTCGATGCCGTGGAGGCGCGGCAGTTGAAGGTCGAGGATCAGGGCGTCCGGCGGAGCGGCGATGATGCGGCTCAGGGCCAGGACGCCGTCGGCGGCCCGCTCGGTGGTCATCCCCTTGCGCTGCAGCAGCCCCTCCAGGGCGCCGGCGATGGTGTCGTTGTCCTCTGCGATGAGAATTTTCGGGGGCATGGCATCACCGGGTCGGGGTTGGTGCACGGTCAGCGGTGCAGCTGGAAGCGTCGTACCGCCTGATTGTGTTCCTTAAGCGTGTCGGAAAATTTATGCGTTCCGTCCCCCCGGGAGACGAAATACAGGTAGGTCACGGATGCCGGAAAGGCCGCGGCCTGCAGGGCCTCTTCGCCGGGGTTGGCGATGGGACCCCGGGGGAGGCCGGCCATGCGGTAGGTGTTGTAGGCGCTCGGCGTAGTGAGGTGGAGCCGGGTCAGGTTGCCGTCGAAGTTCTCGATGCCGTAGATCACCGTCGGGTCGGCCTGCAGAGGGATCCCTCTCTTCAGGCGATTGTGAAAGACTGCCGAGATCAGGGGCATTTCTTCGTTGTTGCCGGCCTCTTTCTGGATGATCGAGGCCAGGGTCACCAGCTGATGGAGGGTCAGCCCCCTCTCTTGGGCAGCGGCGAGCAGCTCGGGGGTCTGGCGGGCACGGAACTGCTCGACCATGGCGCCGAGGAGGTCCCGGGGGGAGACGCCGGCGGAAAAGGTGTAGGTTTCAGGGAAGAGATAGCCTTCGAGGCTCTCCCCGTCGATCCCCAGACTCCCGGCCAGGGCCGGGTCGGTGGCGAGGGCGATGAAGGGGGGGGCGGCGGTGACCCCTTCGGCCTCGAGGCGGGCGGCGATCTCTTTGATCGTCAGCCCTTCGGGGATGGTGAAGCGTCTGCGGACCACATCGCCGGCGACCAGCCGGGCCAGGATCTGGTCGGGGCTGGCTTTGTCGACAAAGAGGTACTCGCCGGCCTGGACCCGGCCGCCGTTGCCGCGGATGCGGGCCAGGAGCTTGAGCTTGGTGCCGCTCTCGACGATCCCCCGCGACTCCAGCTGACGGGCGACGGCGGAAAAAGGGGTCCCGGGGGGGATGGTCAGGGTCTGAGGTTGGGACGGGGCGACGCCGTGAAGCAAAAAGGTGCCGAAGCCGATCCCCAGGTAAAGGGCGAAGGCTAGCAGCGATCCCCAGAAGGCGAGGTGGAAGGTTTTGCGCAGGGTCATGGGCGGTTGTCCAAATGGACGAAAAATTAAAAGATTCGTCATTTTAGAGGAGATGGCGCGAATCTGTCAAGGACGGAGGGGCGCTCAGGCCTTGAACCTGCTCTCGGTGCCGTCAAGGAGTCGTTTGATGTTGCTGCCGTGGCGCAGGATCACCAGGGCGCTGATCGCCAGGGTGGCGAGAAAGAGGGGGAGGGAGCGGGAGAGGATCAGGACGAGAAAGGGTATGACGCCGGCGGCGCTCACCGACCCGAGAGAGACGTAGTGCCATTTCCACAGGAGGGCGGCAAAGAGCGCCAGGGCCAACAGGACCGCAAGCGGAGCGAGAACCAGGTAGATGCCGAGGGCGGTGGCGACCCCCTTACCCCCCTTGAAGCCGAGATAGATAGGGAAACAGTGGCCGAGAAAGAGCGCCAGGGCCAAAAAACCCAGCTGCGGGTCGGAGTAGTGGAGGAGGGTCGTCCCGGCCAGCATCGGCAGGAATCCCTTGAGGGCGTCGCCGAGGAGGGTGAGGATGCCGAGGCGGCGCCCGCCGACCCGGTAAACGTTG
This region includes:
- a CDS encoding VTT domain-containing protein gives rise to the protein MFFRQSENCWQVAEADRISFLVDGDAYYGALADVCEAARQTIYIVGWDIDSRICLRRGPKAKKENLGRFLDRLAREKPGLQIYILEWDFAMLYALERELWPLLNLGWQHHEQVHFELDDRHPVGASHHQKIVVVDDRVAFVGGLDLASRRWDTSEHRPDLPERNDAGDTYRPFHDIQMMVDGAVATKLGELVRRRWDLATGDLLPAPSPEGTDPWPAGIRPDLEKTAVAILRTEPGYDGEPVVREIERFYTDAIARAETFIYIENQYLTSHLIGEALEESLKKEDGPEVLIVLPRNCSGWLEENTMGSLRQRLLNRLRQADRHGRLKVCFPHRADLSPEFINVHSKTLVVDEALLTIGSANLSNRSLGFDTECNLALFSSDRGPVSKGIAQFRNRLLAEHLGTDPERVAETLSRTGSLLATLEALNKGDHFLQELPEAEPPADLTASEIADPERPVGLDRLIEHLGIATDPGEGEKDLRSKAWRFAAVVALAMLLAVLWRWSPLKEWLTLEALLDLAGRIRRSPLSVPILLAVYVLGSCLMVPVTLMILATALTFGPFQGFTLALAGSLLGGLASYLLGRLLGRDVVRKLAGKKLNRLSRKLARRGWLAVALVRVVPIAPFTVVNMIAGSTHISARSFLLGTAIGMGPGILAIILFGKGLEQALRDPDWETLTLAAIALVAALLILFFAKLFLVRKDESRDE
- a CDS encoding L,D-transpeptidase family protein codes for the protein MGRYRAAIAGFILALATVVATATASDRSMNAALGLALQERFPLPFTVAANPSLPDAALQQFYFDRDDDPAWFTPAGLVPEAAILTERLSAAAEEGLCPDAYFLAEIEELREYAAETQSHRLIEDQRRLARLDLRLSEAFLTYAAHLIHGRVDPATVHRDWHANLRQVDLAGLLEFALAEGRMKTILDDLVPPHPGYRDLRRALADYRRISALGGWETLPGSVTLRPGDFDPRVPALRRRLAHSGDLGEGAGAETLYDAETAANLRNFQRRHGLSADGVLGPSTLEELNRPVEERIRQLEVNLERWRWLPKTLGERYIQVNIADLALSAVDKGQTVLTLPVVVGNAYRKTPVFSASLQYLVFAPYWFVPPTIFKVDKLPRLRADPDYLEKHHFEVVAADRRQALLPLEGINWKEVRAESFPGLLRQSPGPWNPLGRVKFIFPNPFAIYLHDTPDRHLFASERRAFSSGCIRVERPLELARLLLQDQRQGDPRRLLAAMEAEEPQRIDLLRPWPIHILYFTAWSDEEGEVNFRRDLYWRDLALEEALTTATAPRMAPAPPLAGLPESPPQPPTFFQVEH
- a CDS encoding response regulator translates to MPPKILIAEDNDTIAGALEGLLQRKGMTTERAADGVLALSRIIAAPPDALILDLQLPRLHGIELLKKLRQSPRTRNLPVVIVTGVYKGEQYIQAARALGVSSYLEKPFRAADLLAALHQALGTTAPPAPAPSTSREATMDRHLLRAFTSRFTGTYLLKCADGERNLVFLHGLPVSLRPGFSSKSFGDYLHRRGLLSAEEYGYYISPGDHNHEVLVSMGCLEYPDLLQEKFAYLSSELVDAFAAPPMTVEEMPAKAAAGHQALTVNVPNIFYQGFRRHLPPARQQALGERLSGRYLAPAKNYFRYINFLTLSDEEKRLLFSLDGSRTLGQCLGEETLLPPLIVTLATLEMVAWSEHPLSPALPDFPLRTLFNACQEDVEVELSFEQPLESFSDLVDKNEEPAPVITRRPIPPPPAAAGGDNPAGKVRETLARLRGKDYYETFGMTQGRFSFDLLKTRYFALTREFGPETLMQLSGEDAALVEEILSSVTTAYNTLSDVVKKERYDELLGSEKVGLGQAGDDLFQAQIQAQSGKVFLEMEEWDNAEKSLQDACNIDPKNGDYLAHLAWSIYRNPKNLSSRAMQDKVRQMLNRALTLDRGANAYAFKGYMLFEAGQDSLAEAEFTKALKLDARQAMARKGLRELQEKREQEKKGMFRRMFR
- the mltG gene encoding endolytic transglycosylase MltG produces the protein MTLRKTFHLAFWGSLLAFALYLGIGFGTFLLHGVAPSQPQTLTIPPGTPFSAVARQLESRGIVESGTKLKLLARIRGNGGRVQAGEYLFVDKASPDQILARLVAGDVVRRRFTIPEGLTIKEIAARLEAEGVTAAPPFIALATDPALAGSLGIDGESLEGYLFPETYTFSAGVSPRDLLGAMVEQFRARQTPELLAAAQERGLTLHQLVTLASIIQKEAGNNEEMPLISAVFHNRLKRGIPLQADPTVIYGIENFDGNLTRLHLTTPSAYNTYRMAGLPRGPIANPGEEALQAAAFPASVTYLYFVSRGDGTHKFSDTLKEHNQAVRRFQLHR
- the plsY gene encoding glycerol-3-phosphate 1-O-acyltransferase PlsY; translation: MVTFIAVLLGAYLIGAIPTGVLLARFAGLGDIRQSGSGNIGATNVYRVGGRRLGILTLLGDALKGFLPMLAGTTLLHYSDPQLGFLALALFLGHCFPIYLGFKGGKGVATALGIYLVLAPLAVLLALALFAALLWKWHYVSLGSVSAAGVIPFLVLILSRSLPLFLATLAISALVILRHGSNIKRLLDGTESRFKA